The Carnobacterium mobile DSM 4848 genome includes a window with the following:
- a CDS encoding NAD-dependent dehydratase, whose product MKKILVFGGTRFFGKKAVELLLEKNYEVTIATRGIHSDSFGDQVNRIIINRSDGKHEGWSTLQQEKWDMVVDNICFTKEDANLILEKLSGKIQRYFLTSTLAVYEGEKSGYSEIDFDPWNYQIDPEKEVTYGEGKRQAEAVLFQQASFPVVALRIPIVLDTDDYTERLHFYIRKVLQEKPIYFYQKDAKTSFIKGSEAAKAIVWLIENQKSGIYNASADQVISIAVFVDWLEESLAKKADVFYTNDQEKQSPFSVAHDHYLKVAKIEAEGFQTGNLIDWLKPLMIQLKKTIESEE is encoded by the coding sequence ATGAAAAAGATACTCGTTTTTGGCGGAACACGATTTTTTGGCAAAAAAGCTGTTGAATTGCTGCTTGAAAAAAATTATGAAGTAACCATTGCTACGCGTGGGATCCATTCAGATAGCTTTGGAGATCAGGTTAATCGAATCATTATTAATCGGTCAGATGGAAAACATGAAGGGTGGTCGACGCTTCAACAAGAGAAGTGGGATATGGTAGTAGATAATATCTGTTTTACAAAAGAAGATGCCAATTTGATTCTTGAAAAATTGAGTGGGAAAATCCAACGTTATTTTTTAACTTCTACTTTAGCTGTTTATGAAGGAGAAAAATCAGGCTATAGCGAAATTGATTTTGATCCCTGGAATTACCAGATAGATCCAGAGAAAGAAGTGACCTATGGAGAAGGCAAACGACAAGCTGAAGCAGTTTTGTTTCAACAAGCCAGCTTTCCAGTAGTTGCATTAAGAATTCCAATCGTGTTAGATACAGATGATTATACAGAGCGATTGCACTTTTATATCCGCAAAGTGCTGCAAGAAAAACCGATTTACTTTTATCAAAAAGATGCTAAAACAAGCTTTATTAAAGGAAGCGAAGCAGCTAAAGCAATCGTATGGTTGATCGAAAATCAAAAAAGCGGAATCTACAATGCGAGCGCTGACCAGGTTATCTCTATTGCTGTTTTTGTTGATTGGTTAGAAGAAAGCCTAGCAAAAAAAGCAGATGTATTCTATACAAATGACCAAGAGAAACAATCACCATTTAGTGTAGCTCATGATCATTACCTAAAAGTCGCTAAAATTGAGGCAGAAGGTTTCCAAACAGGCAACTTAATAGATTGGTTAAAACCACTGATGATCCAATTGAAAAAAACGATTGAATCTGAAGAATAG
- a CDS encoding methyltransferase domain-containing protein, translated as MKKIDSAAQFLTEQMDLFQCPVCRQAFQQVENKSLRCESGHLFDLSKKGTLYFLLKGSKNEYDKEMLTARFQIAQAGLFNPLLDSVYQHIQNKETGHLLDVGCGEGSQLDYLTGLGLKGQRIGFDISKDAIQLAASHFTSAFWCVADLAQSPFATNQYDTILNIFSPSNYQEFERLLKPGGQVIKVVPEKDYLMELRALFYRDQKERQDYSNELVIKKFKEHFSSIATQRVRYQFPLGDEAFKDLMKMTPLSWGASETAKQYALEHPLTSVTVDVCLLIGTT; from the coding sequence GTGAAAAAAATTGATTCAGCAGCACAATTCTTAACTGAACAAATGGATTTGTTTCAGTGTCCAGTTTGCCGCCAAGCTTTCCAACAAGTAGAAAACAAAAGCTTACGGTGTGAATCGGGTCATTTATTTGATCTGTCAAAAAAAGGTACTCTTTATTTTTTATTGAAAGGATCAAAAAACGAATACGATAAAGAAATGCTGACTGCACGGTTCCAGATAGCTCAAGCAGGCTTGTTCAACCCTTTACTGGACTCTGTGTACCAGCACATACAAAATAAAGAAACCGGACATCTTTTGGATGTAGGCTGCGGAGAAGGCTCGCAACTAGATTACTTAACGGGACTAGGGTTAAAAGGGCAAAGAATCGGTTTTGATATTTCTAAAGATGCGATCCAGTTAGCTGCCAGCCATTTTACCAGTGCTTTTTGGTGTGTAGCTGATTTAGCCCAGTCGCCTTTTGCAACGAACCAATACGATACCATTTTGAATATTTTTTCGCCTTCCAATTACCAAGAATTTGAGCGTCTATTGAAACCGGGCGGCCAAGTGATAAAAGTGGTACCGGAAAAAGATTATCTAATGGAGTTACGTGCTCTTTTTTATCGTGATCAAAAAGAGCGGCAAGATTATTCTAATGAGTTAGTGATCAAAAAGTTTAAAGAACATTTTTCATCAATAGCAACGCAACGTGTTCGGTATCAATTTCCTTTAGGAGATGAGGCTTTTAAAGATTTAATGAAAATGACACCACTAAGCTGGGGAGCCAGCGAGACTGCTAAGCAATATGCGCTGGAACACCCGCTGACAAGTGTGACAGTAGACGTTTGTTTATTGATTGGAACTACTTAG
- the queG gene encoding tRNA epoxyqueuosine(34) reductase QueG, producing MMQAELKEKIIEESKRIGINKIGFTTAEPFIELENKLTAQQAKGHHSGFEHKNIQERVYPELIFKNPRSIISIALAYPTKIENPPPRVKGERRGEFARASWGTDYHDILREKMNQLIDYIRQEAGDTVTYKPMVDTGELVDVAVAQRAGLGFIGRNGLLITEEYGSYVYLGEIITNLDFPSDKAVPFGCGDCTRCVDACPTSALLGDGRMNAKQCLSYQTQTKGMMPEEFRRKMGHVIYGCDICQIVCPYNKGKNANFHPEMEPEPEKVMPKLKPMLTISNRDFKEQFGHMAGSWRGKKPLQRNAIIALGNYRDKSALPELLRCIEEDPRPVIRGTAAWSIAKIVSYKDELVLEFLEEAVEKETNPEARFEIEQAISAIKDKKDKRK from the coding sequence ATGATGCAAGCAGAGCTCAAAGAAAAAATTATTGAGGAGAGCAAACGAATCGGCATCAATAAAATTGGCTTCACAACAGCTGAACCATTTATTGAATTGGAGAACAAGTTAACAGCGCAACAAGCCAAAGGCCATCATTCTGGTTTTGAGCACAAAAATATCCAAGAACGTGTTTATCCTGAATTGATTTTTAAAAATCCACGATCAATCATCTCCATAGCTTTAGCTTATCCAACTAAAATAGAAAATCCGCCGCCTCGTGTAAAAGGAGAAAGAAGGGGAGAGTTTGCCCGTGCATCATGGGGGACAGATTACCATGACATTTTACGTGAAAAAATGAATCAATTGATTGACTACATTCGTCAAGAAGCAGGAGATACTGTTACGTATAAACCCATGGTCGATACTGGAGAATTGGTTGATGTAGCAGTTGCTCAGCGAGCAGGATTAGGCTTTATAGGCCGCAATGGTTTGCTGATTACAGAAGAATACGGTTCGTATGTTTACTTAGGTGAAATCATTACAAATTTAGATTTTCCTAGTGATAAAGCTGTCCCTTTTGGTTGCGGTGATTGTACTCGCTGCGTAGATGCTTGTCCAACAAGTGCCTTGCTTGGAGATGGACGTATGAATGCTAAACAATGTCTTTCTTATCAGACCCAAACAAAAGGAATGATGCCTGAAGAATTTAGGCGGAAAATGGGGCATGTTATTTATGGCTGTGATATTTGTCAAATCGTCTGTCCTTATAACAAAGGGAAGAATGCCAATTTTCATCCAGAAATGGAGCCAGAACCAGAAAAAGTGATGCCGAAATTAAAACCGATGCTCACGATCAGCAATCGAGATTTTAAAGAACAATTTGGCCACATGGCAGGTTCTTGGCGTGGAAAAAAGCCGCTGCAGCGCAATGCAATCATAGCTTTAGGGAATTACCGTGATAAGTCGGCTTTGCCAGAGTTGTTGCGGTGTATTGAAGAAGACCCTCGTCCAGTTATTCGTGGAACAGCCGCTTGGTCAATTGCTAAAATTGTTTCTTATAAAGATGAATTAGTTTTGGAATTTTTAGAAGAAGCAGTTGAAAAAGAGACGAACCCAGAAGCTCGATTTGAAATAGAACAAGCAATTTCCGCTATTAAAGATAAAAAAGACAAAAGAAAGTAA
- the trmL gene encoding tRNA (uridine(34)/cytosine(34)/5-carboxymethylaminomethyluridine(34)-2'-O)-methyltransferase TrmL → MPNHIVLFEPQIPANTGNIARTCAGTNTQLHLIEPLGFSTDDKQLKRAGLDYWSEVNITYHASLPDFLESAKEGQLHLITKFGHQTYSDVDYTDVEKDHYFIFGKETTGLPEEFMREHEEDCLRIPMDDTHIRSLNLSNTAAILIYEALRQQDFVNMELTHHYENDKLA, encoded by the coding sequence ATGCCAAACCATATCGTTTTATTTGAACCTCAAATCCCTGCCAATACTGGAAACATTGCCAGAACATGTGCGGGAACCAATACACAATTGCATTTGATTGAACCATTAGGTTTTTCAACGGATGATAAACAGTTAAAAAGAGCTGGGTTAGATTATTGGAGTGAAGTAAACATTACCTATCACGCCAGTTTGCCGGATTTTCTAGAAAGCGCAAAAGAAGGGCAGCTTCATTTGATTACCAAGTTCGGACACCAAACCTATAGTGATGTTGACTATACCGATGTTGAAAAAGATCATTATTTTATTTTCGGCAAAGAAACTACTGGTTTACCGGAAGAGTTTATGCGGGAGCATGAAGAAGACTGCTTACGAATTCCAATGGATGATACCCATATTCGTTCATTAAACCTTTCAAATACTGCGGCAATTTTAATTTATGAAGCTTTGCGCCAACAAGATTTTGTGAATATGGAATTGACCCATCACTATGAAAATGATAAATTAGCTTAA
- the yidD gene encoding membrane protein insertion efficiency factor YidD has protein sequence MKKIFIKAIRAYQKGISPLFPPTCRYYPTCSSYAIEAIDRHGALKGTLMGIARILRCHPLVKGGFDPVPKKFTLKRNQQK, from the coding sequence ATGAAAAAAATCTTTATTAAAGCAATCAGAGCTTATCAGAAAGGCATATCGCCTTTATTTCCGCCAACCTGTCGTTATTACCCTACCTGTTCAAGTTATGCAATCGAAGCGATTGACCGTCATGGTGCTTTAAAAGGAACGTTAATGGGAATAGCAAGGATCTTAAGGTGCCACCCATTAGTAAAAGGCGGTTTTGACCCAGTGCCAAAAAAATTTACTTTAAAACGGAATCAACAAAAATAA
- a CDS encoding metal-sensing transcriptional repressor: protein MRGVIKMIEEGQDCKSVVTQLSAIRTSIDRAMGIIVAENLVECVAESMDEGLSNQESIQEAIDLLVKSR from the coding sequence ATGCGCGGTGTAATTAAGATGATCGAAGAAGGGCAGGATTGTAAAAGTGTCGTTACTCAATTGTCTGCTATCCGCACAAGCATTGATCGGGCTATGGGAATCATTGTAGCTGAAAATTTAGTGGAGTGCGTTGCTGAAAGTATGGACGAAGGTCTGAGCAACCAAGAAAGCATTCAAGAAGCAATTGATTTATTAGTTAAAAGCAGATAA
- a CDS encoding NCS2 family permease has product MNKFFQLEQNKTTVQTEVLAGLTTFLTMAYIIVVNPVILSAAGIPFNQIFMATIVSAVVGTTWMALAANYPIGVAPGLGLNAYFVTVVAGGVDYKTAFSSVFVAGVIFLLLSFTTFRERLIGAIPETLKSAITAGIGLFIAFVGLRLAGVIVGNEESLVALGNLHDPAVLLTLFGIVLSVVLMVLNVKGALFIGMVVLTLISYVMKLIQFDGFIALPNFGSELMITNPITPFTDIVSHGLYGAVISFLLITVFDTTGTMIGVTKKAGLMKNGTLKNAKQALLSDALGTTVGSIFGTSPTTAFAESGTGVAAGGRTGLTALTIAVLFALSSFFYPLFSVISSVSAITSPALVIVGTLMMASTAEIDWSDLSEAFPAFIVILTMPLTGSIATGLALGFITYPITKAVKGQAKTVHPFVYLFAVLFIIQLFFLT; this is encoded by the coding sequence TTGAATAAATTCTTTCAATTAGAACAAAATAAAACAACTGTACAAACAGAAGTTTTAGCTGGGTTAACAACATTTTTAACAATGGCTTATATTATTGTCGTTAATCCGGTCATTTTATCCGCTGCTGGGATTCCATTCAATCAAATTTTTATGGCAACCATTGTTTCAGCCGTCGTTGGTACTACTTGGATGGCTTTAGCAGCTAATTACCCAATTGGTGTTGCACCTGGTTTGGGTTTAAATGCTTATTTTGTTACCGTAGTGGCTGGCGGGGTCGACTACAAAACAGCTTTTTCTTCTGTTTTTGTAGCAGGAGTCATCTTTTTACTACTTTCTTTTACAACTTTCCGGGAACGGCTGATTGGTGCTATTCCTGAAACTCTAAAATCAGCTATTACTGCTGGTATCGGTTTATTTATTGCCTTTGTCGGCTTACGTTTAGCCGGTGTTATTGTCGGAAATGAAGAAAGTTTAGTTGCATTGGGTAACCTTCATGACCCAGCTGTTCTGTTAACATTATTTGGGATTGTATTAAGTGTCGTACTTATGGTGTTAAATGTTAAAGGAGCTCTTTTTATCGGGATGGTCGTTCTCACATTAATCAGCTATGTTATGAAATTGATTCAATTTGATGGGTTTATAGCCTTGCCGAATTTCGGCTCAGAATTAATGATCACTAATCCCATCACACCTTTTACCGATATTGTCTCTCATGGCCTATATGGTGCCGTGATTTCATTCTTGTTGATCACTGTTTTTGATACTACCGGAACTATGATCGGTGTCACGAAAAAAGCCGGCTTGATGAAAAACGGTACTTTAAAAAATGCCAAGCAAGCTTTGTTATCCGATGCTCTTGGAACTACGGTAGGATCGATTTTCGGCACGAGTCCCACTACTGCTTTTGCTGAATCTGGTACGGGGGTAGCTGCTGGCGGGCGTACAGGTTTGACTGCTTTAACGATCGCTGTTCTTTTTGCTTTATCCAGCTTCTTCTATCCCCTGTTCAGCGTGATTTCTAGTGTATCCGCCATTACTTCTCCAGCTTTAGTTATTGTAGGAACTCTTATGATGGCCAGCACAGCTGAAATCGATTGGTCTGACCTATCTGAAGCATTTCCAGCCTTTATTGTCATCTTAACGATGCCGCTTACCGGCAGTATCGCAACTGGTCTGGCTTTAGGCTTCATTACTTACCCAATTACAAAAGCCGTCAAAGGACAAGCAAAAACGGTTCACCCTTTTGTTTATCTTTTTGCCGTGTTATTTATTATCCAACTTTTCTTCTTAACCTAA
- the argS gene encoding arginine--tRNA ligase — protein sequence MNYKLVIAEALHQQIGDTLPMETIFNLLEKPKTAEHGDVAFPTFTLAKTFRKAPQLIAAELGEVVSSPIIEKIEVVGPYLNFFLAKKAVSKAVLSDVLQEGAHYGDLTIGEGKNVPIDMSSPNIAKPISMGHLRSTVIGNALANIYHKVGYQPIKINHLGDWGTQFGKLIVAYKLWGDADAIAAEPIAELLRLYVKFHSVAEEKPELNDNAREWFKKLEDDEPEAVSLWQWFREESLKEFNHIYDMLDIHFDSFNGEAFYNDKMDEVVNLLEEKDLLKINQNASIVDLEKYNLNPALIKKSDGATLYITRDLAAAIYRKRTYDFAQSLYVVGNEQSNHFKQLKAVLTEMGYEWSNDMHHVPFGLITQGGKKLSTRQGKIVLLEEVLNEAIGLAHQQIEEKNPDLPNKDAVADQVGIGAVIFHDLKNDRLNNFDFVIEEVVRFEGETGPYVQYTRARAMSILRKAGVVDIDVAGEYALDDPYSWEIIKLLQEYPDIVQRAYNKLEPSVIAKHALHLAQAFNRYYANSKVLVEDAEKPARLALVQSVAAVLKEDLRLLGVKAPDQM from the coding sequence ATGAATTACAAATTAGTGATTGCTGAAGCTTTGCACCAGCAAATCGGTGACACCTTACCAATGGAAACAATTTTCAACTTGCTTGAAAAGCCTAAAACAGCTGAACACGGAGATGTGGCTTTTCCTACTTTTACATTAGCAAAAACGTTTCGTAAAGCTCCTCAGCTTATTGCTGCTGAATTAGGTGAAGTGGTTTCTTCTCCTATTATTGAAAAAATTGAAGTAGTTGGGCCTTATTTAAACTTCTTCTTAGCTAAAAAAGCAGTTAGTAAAGCTGTTCTATCAGATGTATTGCAAGAAGGGGCTCATTACGGAGACCTAACTATTGGAGAAGGGAAAAATGTTCCAATCGATATGTCTTCTCCTAATATTGCTAAACCCATTTCAATGGGACATCTGCGCTCAACAGTTATCGGAAATGCCTTGGCTAATATTTATCACAAAGTTGGCTATCAACCTATTAAAATCAATCATCTTGGGGACTGGGGCACACAATTCGGTAAGTTGATTGTCGCTTATAAACTATGGGGAGATGCAGATGCCATTGCTGCTGAACCGATTGCTGAACTCTTACGCCTTTATGTAAAATTCCATTCTGTGGCTGAAGAAAAACCAGAACTTAATGACAATGCACGTGAATGGTTTAAAAAATTAGAAGATGATGAACCTGAAGCTGTTTCTCTTTGGCAATGGTTCCGAGAAGAATCTTTGAAAGAGTTCAATCATATTTATGATATGTTGGACATCCACTTTGATTCGTTTAACGGAGAAGCTTTCTATAACGATAAAATGGATGAAGTCGTGAACCTTCTGGAAGAAAAAGATTTATTGAAAATCAATCAAAATGCCAGTATCGTCGACTTAGAAAAGTACAATTTAAACCCAGCTTTGATTAAAAAATCAGACGGTGCTACTTTATACATTACTCGTGATTTAGCTGCAGCTATCTACCGCAAACGCACTTATGATTTTGCCCAAAGCTTATATGTAGTTGGAAATGAACAAAGCAACCACTTTAAACAATTAAAAGCTGTTTTAACTGAAATGGGTTATGAATGGTCGAATGATATGCACCATGTCCCATTTGGCTTGATCACACAAGGCGGCAAAAAACTTTCTACCCGCCAAGGAAAAATCGTACTGCTTGAAGAAGTTTTAAATGAAGCAATCGGCTTAGCTCATCAACAAATTGAGGAAAAAAATCCTGATTTGCCAAATAAAGATGCAGTCGCTGATCAAGTTGGAATTGGTGCGGTAATTTTCCATGACTTAAAAAATGATCGCTTGAACAACTTTGACTTTGTTATTGAGGAAGTTGTGCGTTTTGAAGGCGAAACAGGTCCTTATGTCCAATACACAAGAGCACGTGCAATGAGTATCTTACGCAAAGCTGGAGTTGTAGACATAGATGTTGCTGGAGAATATGCATTAGACGATCCTTACAGCTGGGAAATCATTAAATTATTACAAGAATACCCTGATATCGTTCAAAGAGCTTATAATAAACTGGAACCTTCCGTTATTGCTAAACATGCCCTTCACTTAGCGCAAGCTTTTAACCGCTACTATGCAAACAGCAAAGTCTTAGTTGAGGATGCAGAAAAACCTGCACGTTTAGCCTTAGTCCAATCTGTTGCCGCAGTTCTAAAAGAGGACTTGCGATTATTAGGAGTCAAAGCTCCCGACCAAATGTAG
- the argR gene encoding arginine repressor, whose translation MKKSNRQLAIKQIINNYDIGTQEELLHYLKEEGVEATQATISRDIKEMHLVKTTTSNGNVKYALFQNNKMSNEEKLQSTLSEVVIKLTRVQFMTILMTIPGNAHVIGALMDAIDFPEKVGTIAGNDTCLIISKDEEDATKMYDYLHRWVNL comes from the coding sequence GTGAAAAAATCAAATCGTCAATTAGCTATCAAGCAAATAATTAATAATTATGACATTGGTACGCAAGAAGAGTTGTTGCATTACCTCAAAGAAGAAGGGGTAGAGGCAACTCAAGCAACAATCTCTCGTGATATTAAAGAAATGCATTTGGTGAAAACAACTACTTCAAATGGAAATGTTAAGTATGCCCTTTTTCAAAACAATAAAATGTCGAATGAAGAAAAATTGCAATCAACATTAAGCGAAGTCGTTATTAAACTAACACGCGTTCAATTTATGACTATATTGATGACTATCCCTGGGAATGCTCATGTTATTGGTGCTTTAATGGATGCCATTGATTTTCCAGAGAAAGTGGGAACGATTGCTGGAAACGATACCTGTTTAATTATTTCGAAAGATGAAGAAGACGCTACTAAAATGTATGACTATTTACACAGATGGGTAAATCTCTAA
- a CDS encoding phosphoglucomutase, whose amino-acid sequence MSAVSDSGLASLQNGSDIRGIALQTSDNQVTLTDERIERIAYGLAVWLKEVKQLPVDQAHAIKVAIGYDSRLSAQRIQTILIENLTKIGIDIIDAGLATTPAMFMSTQYEEYQCDAAIMITASHLPYEYNGLKFFTKDGGAEHEDIAYILKNAAPHDITLEKSTGIVIKKSLLSDYAVDLVAKIQKWINDPTNYKQPLTGRHIVVDAGNGAGGFFATEVLEKLGANIKGSQFLEPDGNFPNHIPNPDNKEAMQSIQTAVLKNKADLGIIFDTDVDRSALVDHEGVTLNRNNLIAVIAAILIKENPGTTIVTNSTTSEHLKTFIEDLGGKQNRYLTGYRNVINQAIELNKEGIPTSLAIETSGHAALKENFFLDDGAYLAARILIADAVLQKENKTIISLIEALKQPVETDEVRFRILSEAVQETGMTVLKRFKEFIQKTPDLTVEPNNLEGVRVNTSGKYGTGWLLLRLSLHEPLLVLNLESDQQGAIKSLRQDLREFFTNQTDLDASRL is encoded by the coding sequence ATGTCAGCGGTATCAGATTCAGGTTTAGCCAGTTTACAAAATGGCTCGGATATTCGTGGAATTGCCCTACAAACAAGTGATAACCAAGTAACCTTAACAGATGAACGGATTGAACGTATCGCATATGGACTGGCAGTTTGGTTAAAAGAAGTTAAACAGCTGCCGGTTGATCAAGCACACGCTATAAAAGTAGCAATCGGTTATGATAGTCGGTTATCTGCGCAACGTATTCAGACTATTCTGATCGAGAACTTAACAAAAATCGGTATCGATATTATCGATGCTGGATTAGCAACAACACCGGCTATGTTTATGTCGACGCAATATGAGGAGTATCAGTGTGATGCAGCGATCATGATAACAGCTAGTCACTTGCCGTATGAATACAATGGGTTAAAATTTTTTACTAAAGACGGCGGTGCAGAACATGAGGACATTGCATACATTTTAAAAAATGCAGCACCGCACGACATTACTTTGGAAAAAAGCACAGGAATAGTGATAAAAAAATCTTTGCTCTCAGATTATGCTGTTGATTTAGTTGCTAAAATTCAAAAATGGATCAATGATCCAACTAATTATAAGCAACCACTGACTGGACGTCATATTGTTGTAGATGCTGGCAATGGAGCGGGTGGTTTCTTTGCAACTGAAGTTTTAGAAAAACTAGGTGCGAATATAAAAGGTAGCCAATTTTTGGAGCCGGATGGTAATTTTCCTAATCATATTCCTAATCCGGACAACAAAGAAGCAATGCAAAGTATTCAAACAGCTGTTTTGAAAAATAAAGCAGACTTAGGTATTATTTTTGACACAGATGTTGACCGCTCAGCATTAGTTGACCATGAAGGAGTAACGCTAAATCGAAACAATTTGATTGCTGTTATCGCAGCTATTTTGATCAAAGAAAACCCTGGAACGACTATTGTAACTAATTCCACCACTTCGGAACATTTGAAAACGTTTATTGAAGACTTAGGCGGAAAGCAAAACCGCTACTTAACCGGTTATCGAAACGTAATCAATCAAGCGATAGAGCTCAACAAAGAGGGGATCCCAACTAGTTTAGCAATTGAAACAAGTGGACATGCGGCACTAAAAGAAAACTTTTTCTTGGATGACGGCGCTTATTTAGCTGCAAGAATATTAATAGCTGATGCTGTACTGCAAAAAGAGAATAAAACCATTATCAGTTTAATAGAAGCATTAAAACAACCGGTAGAAACAGATGAGGTTCGTTTCCGCATTTTATCAGAAGCTGTTCAAGAAACAGGAATGACAGTACTTAAGAGATTCAAAGAATTTATTCAAAAAACTCCTGACTTAACAGTTGAACCCAATAATTTAGAAGGAGTCAGGGTCAACACAAGTGGAAAGTATGGTACAGGCTGGCTGCTTTTGCGGTTGAGTTTACATGAACCTTTGCTAGTATTAAATTTAGAAAGCGACCAGCAGGGAGCTATCAAAAGCCTAAGACAAGATCTGCGAGAGTTCTTTACAAATCAAACCGATCTAGATGCGTCTCGCTTGTAA
- a CDS encoding aldo/keto reductase, with protein MGEALLESYELYNGVKIPKLGLGVFLMKDEKELVEAVKTAVEVGYRHFDTAKIYGNEQYVARGLKEAGIPRKDVFITSKVWNYDQGYEQTKIAFQESLDKLETDYLDLYLIHWAAPKFVETWKAMIELYEAGKIRAIGVSNFQIHHLEELKNQGLMQPMINQIETHPEFPQNELHEYMKANGILHEAWGPLGQGKSDLLNNPILKDIGQKYFKTPAQVILRWHLERGEVIIPKSVHADRIKENSELFDFSLTEEDMKEIAKLNTETRYGGDPDDQERMKETSIRPKNA; from the coding sequence ATGGGTGAGGCATTACTTGAAAGTTATGAATTATACAATGGAGTAAAAATTCCTAAATTAGGTTTAGGCGTTTTTTTAATGAAAGATGAAAAAGAATTAGTCGAAGCAGTTAAAACGGCCGTTGAGGTAGGATACCGACATTTTGATACGGCTAAAATATACGGAAACGAACAATATGTAGCACGCGGGCTGAAAGAAGCAGGGATACCACGTAAGGATGTTTTTATAACTTCTAAAGTATGGAACTACGATCAAGGGTATGAACAAACAAAAATTGCTTTTCAAGAATCATTAGATAAATTAGAAACAGATTACTTAGATTTGTATTTGATCCATTGGGCTGCTCCAAAATTTGTTGAAACTTGGAAAGCTATGATTGAGTTATACGAAGCTGGAAAAATTCGGGCAATTGGTGTATCGAACTTCCAAATTCACCATTTAGAAGAATTAAAAAATCAAGGATTAATGCAACCGATGATCAATCAAATCGAAACGCATCCTGAGTTTCCTCAAAATGAGCTCCATGAGTATATGAAAGCCAACGGGATTCTCCATGAAGCATGGGGACCATTGGGTCAAGGGAAATCTGATCTCTTAAATAACCCGATATTAAAAGATATTGGGCAAAAATATTTTAAAACTCCCGCACAAGTGATTTTACGCTGGCACTTAGAACGAGGAGAAGTGATCATTCCTAAATCTGTCCATGCTGACCGGATTAAAGAAAATAGTGAATTATTTGATTTTTCATTAACAGAAGAAGATATGAAAGAAATTGCTAAATTAAATACCGAAACCCGTTATGGCGGCGATCCTGATGATCAGGAAAGAATGAAGGAAACGTCTATTAGACCAAAAAATGCATAA